Within the Acuticoccus sediminis genome, the region GGCCATGGCGACACGATCGACGCGGTGGTGTGGTACTGCGACCTGCGCGGCTCGACGGCGCTCTGCGAGCGCCTCGGCACCGACCGCTACCTGCCGTTCCTCAACGACTTCTTCGCCGTCACCGCGCGGCCCGTCGTCGAAAATGGCGGCGACGTGCTCGACTATATCGGCGACGCGGTGCTGGCGATCTTTCCACAGGGCGATGGCGTCACCCGCGCCCTCGCCGCGACGTCCGAGATCCGCACCCGCCTCGACGATTTCCGCATGCGCCACGCCGACGTCATCGGCGACCGGAAAGACCTTGCCGAATTGATCGGCGTTGCCATGGACATCGGCAGTGTCGTCTATGGCAATATCGGAATTACCGAACGCATGGCATTCTCCGCGATCGGCACGACGGTGAACCGCGTGTCCCGGATCGAGCGGCTGACGAAGACGTTCGGCGTGCCGATTCTGGTGACCGACGCGGTGGCGCGTCTGGCTGGCAAGGGGTGGATGAGCGTGGGACGGCCTGAGATCGACGGCATTTCCGACCCGCCGGAGCTCTTCTCGTGTCTCTAGTCGACTGCGAGCTGGAGGTCCGCGACCTGCAGCACTGGTTGACCGACAAGGCGCTGGAGGCTCGCGACGGCGGGGAACTCCTCACCGCGCTCGGCGACAAGCTGGGCGAGGCGGGCCTCGACGTCTCGCGCCTGTCCGTCGCCTGGCGCGCGCTCGATCCTCTCACCTACGCGCAGTACATCACCTGGACGAAGGGGGAGCCGCTCGACAGCGGCGCCATGTCCCATGCCGACAACGAGCGGCGCGACGGCACCAACAGCGTCCTGCGCTACATCGTCGAGAACGAGATCGAGTTCTACCGCGCGGACCTGACGCAGCCGGAGCAGCCCTACGCCCACCTCGCCAGCCTGCGCGACGAGGGCTTCACCGACTATGTCGGCACGATCACGAAGTTCGGCCGCGGCCACATCGACCACGGCGTGATGCGGGGCGTCTTCTTCAGCTTCTGCACCCGCGCGCCCGGCGGGTTCGACAAGGCGACGCTCGACGCGGTGATGGACCTTCGCCCGACCCTCGCGCTCGCCTTCCGCGCCCTCAACGAGACGTCGTCGGCGGAGGCGCTGGCGCGGACCTACCTCGGCCCGCTCGCGGCCGGGCGGGTGCTCGACGGCGCGATCCGCCGCGGCGACGCGGAGGTCATCCCGGCGGCGATCTGGTACAGCGACATGCGCGCCTTCACCCCGCTGGCCGAGGAGCTGACCCTCGACGAGACGATCGCCTTCCTCAACGAGGTGTTCGAGGCGACGGCGGGCGCCGTCGGCGACGCGGGCGGCCAGGTGCTGGACTTCATCGGCGACGCGGTGCTGGCGATCTTCCCGATCGAGGACGACGGCATCCGCCGCGCGCTGCGGGCGCTCGACGAGAGCCTGGAGCGTCTCGCCAAGATCCGCCGGCGCATCCTCACCAGCGACTCGCCGCCCGTCATGGTGGCGTCGGCGCGGGAGGGGCTGGTCGGGATCGCCCTCGCCGTCGGCGACGTGCGCTTCGGCAACATCGGGACGCCCCGCCGCCTGTCGTTCTCGGTGATCGGCCCGACGGTCAACATGGTCGCCCGGATCGAGGCGCTCACCAAGATGCTGCGGGAGCCCGTTCTGGTCTCCGCGCCGGTCGCCGACCTCGCGCCGGACCGTTTCGTCCTGCGCGGCGCCTTCAACCTGGAAGGCGTCCGGGACCGCCGCGCGCTCTACGGCCTCGCGAGGCGCTGACGGCGGCACGACCGCTGCGGGGTGCACCGGCGAACACCAACGCTACGGCAGACATCTCGGGGTGCCGTGCCGCCGGCGGCCTACACGCCGTGGAAGGTGGCGAAGTCGGCGAGCGCGGCGCGGTGGGCGCGGTGGGTGTTGGCCGGGTGGTCGGGGTCGGCGTAGCCGATCGCGATGCCGGTGAAGAGCATCCGCTCCGGCGGCGTCCCGAGGAACTTGCCGACCGCCCTCGGATAGGCCGACCAGTATTCCTGCGCGCAGGTGGAGACGCCCTCGGCCTGAAGCAGCAGCATCACCGTCTGCAGGTACATGCCGAGATCGGACCACTGCGGCGGGCCCATCTGCCGGTCGACCGTGCAGAAGAGGGCCATCGGCGCGCCGAAGAAGTCCGCGTTGCGCCGGAACCAGGCGCCACGCGCCTTCTTGTCCTCCCGCACGATGCCCATCGTGGCGTACATCGTCTCGCCGACGTCGAATCGCCGGTCCGAATAAGGCGGCGTGAGGTCCGGCGGGTAGACGCTGTACTCCCGCTCCGGCTCGCCGCGGGGGTGCTCGGCGAGGACGTCCTTCATCATCGCCCGGAAGCGGGCCATCGCCTCGCCCGCCACGATGTCGATGTGCCAGGGCTGGAGGTTCCCGCCCGAAGGCGCTCGCGCCGCCTCGGCGATGACGCGGTGGATGATCTCGCCCGGAACCGGGCGCTCCAGGAAGGCGCGCACGGAGATGCGGCGCGCCACCGCCTCGCTGACGTCCATCCCTAGAGCCCCCGGAAGGCGGCGCCGCTCGGCAGGCGAAGTCGCGCTCTGCGACGGTGGAGCGTCGGTGCGGCCATCCCCAAACATCCTTTCAACGGCCCGACTTGCGCGGGCCGCCGCAGAATATTACGCATGCATGCTATTAAACAAGCTGGCGGCATAGGACCGCCGCGAGCGACGGCGCGGTAGCGCCTGGGACGGGGAGGACGAGGATGGGCGCCAGCCAGCTCCTGGCCGGCAAGGTCGCGCTCGTGACGGGCGCGGGCCGCGGCATCGGCCGTGAAATCGCGATCATGATGGCCGCCCACGGCGCGGCCGTGATCGTCAACGACCTCGGCGCTTCGATGGAAGGCGACGTCACCGGCGAGACCCCCGCGGAGGAGGTCGCGAACCTCATCCGCGAGGCCGGAGGCGAGGCCGCCGTCAACACCGGTTCGGTCGCCGACTACGCCAGCGCCGAGGCGATGGTGCAGCAGGCCGTCGACACCTTCGGGCGCATCGACGCGGTGGTGAACAACGCCGGGATCCTGCGCGACGTGATCTTCCACAAGATGACGCCGGAGGACTTCTACGCGGTCGTCGACGTCCACCTGAAAGGTTCCTTCAACACCTCCCGCGCGGCGGCGCCGTTCTTCCGGCAGCAGCAGTCGGGGCGGTACATCCACTTCACCTCGACCTCGGGGCTGATCGGGAACTTCGGGCAGGCGAACTACTCGGCCGCCAAGCTCGGCATCGCCGGGCTGTCGAAGTCCATCGCGCTCGACATGCAGCGCTTCGGCGTCACCTCCAACTGCATCGCGCCCTTCGCATGGAGCCGGATGACGAGCTCCATCCCGGTCAAGAGCGACGAGGACGCCCAGCGCGTCGAGCGGC harbors:
- a CDS encoding adenylate/guanylate cyclase domain-containing protein codes for the protein MSLVDCELEVRDLQHWLTDKALEARDGGELLTALGDKLGEAGLDVSRLSVAWRALDPLTYAQYITWTKGEPLDSGAMSHADNERRDGTNSVLRYIVENEIEFYRADLTQPEQPYAHLASLRDEGFTDYVGTITKFGRGHIDHGVMRGVFFSFCTRAPGGFDKATLDAVMDLRPTLALAFRALNETSSAEALARTYLGPLAAGRVLDGAIRRGDAEVIPAAIWYSDMRAFTPLAEELTLDETIAFLNEVFEATAGAVGDAGGQVLDFIGDAVLAIFPIEDDGIRRALRALDESLERLAKIRRRILTSDSPPVMVASAREGLVGIALAVGDVRFGNIGTPRRLSFSVIGPTVNMVARIEALTKMLREPVLVSAPVADLAPDRFVLRGAFNLEGVRDRRALYGLARR
- a CDS encoding nitroreductase, coding for MDVSEAVARRISVRAFLERPVPGEIIHRVIAEAARAPSGGNLQPWHIDIVAGEAMARFRAMMKDVLAEHPRGEPEREYSVYPPDLTPPYSDRRFDVGETMYATMGIVREDKKARGAWFRRNADFFGAPMALFCTVDRQMGPPQWSDLGMYLQTVMLLLQAEGVSTCAQEYWSAYPRAVGKFLGTPPERMLFTGIAIGYADPDHPANTHRAHRAALADFATFHGV
- a CDS encoding SDR family NAD(P)-dependent oxidoreductase — encoded protein: MGASQLLAGKVALVTGAGRGIGREIAIMMAAHGAAVIVNDLGASMEGDVTGETPAEEVANLIREAGGEAAVNTGSVADYASAEAMVQQAVDTFGRIDAVVNNAGILRDVIFHKMTPEDFYAVVDVHLKGSFNTSRAAAPFFRQQQSGRYIHFTSTSGLIGNFGQANYSAAKLGIAGLSKSIALDMQRFGVTSNCIAPFAWSRMTSSIPVKSDEDAQRVERLKTMKPEKIAAVVTALASDRAKDITAQIFGVRANEIYLFSQPRPIRSVHTAEGWTPETVLSTAFAAMAPQFVPNERSGDVFCWDPI